Genomic window (Euleptes europaea isolate rEulEur1 chromosome 8, rEulEur1.hap1, whole genome shotgun sequence):
GGAAACAAATTTCTAAGCATAATACAGCatgccaaagtgtgtgtgtgggggggggggaacttgccCCCTTGGTCAACCTACAGATCCTGAAATTTCCCAAGAACCTGGTGTCCTGTGTGGTTTCTGACTAAACAAGGATAGGAGccgactaaggttgccagctctagttaAAAaatacctgaggagggcggggtttggggaggaaagggacttcagtgccatagagtccaattgccaaagcggccatgttctccagatgaactgatctctattggctggagatccattgtaacagcagtagatctccagctaccacctggaggttggtaaccccggAGCAGGCACTAGTCCTCCCCAGGCTTACTTACGAGAACGGTAAGGTTACGAGAAAggtaagataataggcatgctcctctgatcctggagagaataggtatgcagcattactagtatccattttaactaatagccatgaatacccctctcatccatgaatatgtccactcccctcttaaagccttccaagttggcagccatcaccccatcctggggcagggagttccacagtttaactatgcgttgtgtgaaaaaatacttccttttatctggtttgaacctctcaccctccagcttcaacagatgaccctgcgttctagtattatggagagtagaaaagggcaagagtccagtagcaccttaaagactaacaaaaatattttctggcagggtatgagatttcgtgagccacagctcacttcttcagatacagctagaatgtgaatccatctgtctttaagtagaggagagtgaattcagacaagcattagtatgtaaatgtgaatagccttttttttccttttatcccttagaagctccttgatcaattgatcttgagcagcatatatctagtgttggagggatataaggattgacacgaatcttgccactgacaatgtagccttggggtccctatcgcttagtaaaaaaggtattatgtcagtcacagaggcattggatttgtatattaaaaggggggaaatatagtgcgatcgaagttcctcgtaaaagcggcattccaaaaggattgggctaatgagtcaatagagccagaagagcaagggcagatcctgtctgagtatggtatattcagaattctgccctgcattaccatagaagggttagcattcaatctagccaagcaaaaagctctacagagacgaggagttgtcagctaatatgtataggcaggcagaccacgtggagggggtcttccgaagaactgggatgaacagacgcgacgagcgcgaaaagtagtgctgttataatcgagctctttaatgcgctttttcattttggtaaaagcttccgtttccccaagatctaataacatatcctgcgagatgCCCAGCAACGACAGTTtctaaatgtgaatagcaggcgtgatgtgatgaggtctgcagaagagtctgtgatgtccaggggagagatgggtgtggagaaatcagcatcggTCACGAGCcacgaatgcaaggtctttattcagcccaggtcaatgcattgactttaaaatattgtcgaaggctttcacggtcagagctcattggttcttgtgggttatctgggctgggTGActgcggtcttggtattttctttcctgacgttttgcccgcagctgtggctggcatcttcagaggagtcacactgaaggacagtgtctctcagtgtcaagtgggtaggaagagtaatttatagtcaacccccttctgactatatattactcttcctacccacttgacactgagagacactgtccttcagtgttactcctctgaagatgcctgccacagctgcgggcgaaacgtcaggaaagaaaataccaagaccacgctcacacagcccggataacccacaaaaGCATTGTCTTTAGTTTAGTATTATGTCTTTAGTTTAggattatgggagagagagaaaaacctctccctgcccactctttccaaaccaggcatcattttatagacctctatcacgccTCCTGCCATTACAAGCGATCTGCAGCCGGCAGCGATCCGTTCCCCGGGAGCAAACgcccgcttgggccattggactctacggcactggagcccctccccaaaccccgcccccaaaacctcccgccggggtcggggagagacctggcaaccctagagaaaggggaggggagcgctcgGGCGTCCTCGCGTGCTTTGCAGACCTGGGCAGCGGCGGTCGGCGCCGACAAACCAGCCCCACCTCGGGGTCTCCTCTCCTCTCCGCCGGCCGGCCGAGGGGGGATGAGCCGCCGGGCGGACCCGCAAGGAGCGGCGTGCGGAGCGGCAGGGCGGAGGGCGAGCCTCGGCTCCTAACCTCCATGGGAGGTAAGATCCACGCTATAGGGtttgtaggatttttttttctcccctccattgGCCGATTGTAAGGTTTTGTGGTTTTCTgtttgagttgttttctgctgccccagaaggtcggacctcaACCCACGGGTTGCCATTAAATTAAATccgaagagtttccgtctaggcattaggaaggcTTTCCCAACCGGtggagcggttcctcggtggagcaggcttcctccggaggtgggcagcgctccttccctggaggttttcaagaagaggttgggtggccatcggtcagcaatgctgattctgtgaccttaagcagataatagaaaagggccagagtccagtagcactttaaagactaaccaaaatatttcctggcagggtatgaggtttcaggagccgcagctcacttcttcagattctgaagaagtgagctgtggctcacaaaagctcataccctgccaggaaatatttgtgttagtctttaaggtgctactggactcttgccctttctggtagggtatgagctagagttcttcgaagtgagctgtggctcacaaaagctcataccctgccaggaaatatttttgttagtctttaaggtgctactggactcttgccctttctggtagggtatgagctagagttcttcgaagtgagctgtggctcacgaaagctcataccctgccaggaaatatttgtgttagtctttaaggtgctactggactcttgccctttctggtagggtatgagctagagttcttcgaagtgagctgtggctcacaaaagctcataccctgccaggaaatatttttgttagtctttaaggtgctactggactcttgcccttttctactactgcagacagactaacacggctacccactgttaagcagataatgagagggagagcatcttggccatcttctggacatggagtgggggtcactgggggtgtaggggggaggtcattgtgggtttcctgcgttgtgcagggggtaggactggatgatcctggtggtcATCTAgtcctatgattctatgcttccaGGCTCAGAAgtattttgccttttttaaaaaatggttttccATGCCTTTAGCATTCCTCATCGCTTTCAGCGGCCATGGGAGTTGGCATgatggatctgatccagcataggacttttttatcatcatcatcatcattattattatttttaaaagatacattaAAAATGAACTTAAAGCAActttgctgctccccccccccctcaacctctctgTGAAAAGAGACCCTGAACTGGATCCTAGCTGTCTGTCGATTAATGGACTGGTAGGTGCAAAGCAGGACCTGAATTATTATGATTGCTTTAAGTGTTTGTAACATTAGGGGCAGCTGGACACCCATAAAAGCTGGAAAACTGCAAAGAAAATACACAAGGGAGAGAATGAGTTGAAGCAGGATTCATTAaaataaaacagctttaaaagtgcCCCTCTTGTTAATTAAGCAAGGGACCTAGGGGCACAATTATGAATTAGGTTGTGAAGGGATACTTATTGGTTAGCCAGTAACTAGATTTCAGTCCTGtgcctttgttttaattatgcgtTAAAAAAAAGATCCAGCAGTTATGAACTATTTCTTTGTTAAGCCATTTGAGAGGGTTGCTTAGCTTTGGGGGATAGTCATTGCTAAAAGTCACAGCTTGCAAGTTTCTccagtagttgtgtgtgtgtgtgtgttaagtgccgtcaagttgcttccgacgcatgcaaccctatgaatcaaagtcctccaaaatgtcctatctttgacagccttgctcagtttttgcaaattgagggccctggcttcctttattgagtcaatccatctcttgttgggtcttcctcttttcctgctgccctcaacttttcctagcatgacagtcttttccattgactcctgtcttataatgtgaccaaaatactgtATGCTAAATGTTAGGGAACCAGTCACAAGGTAATATGCTTTAATTTCTGGGTTCCAGAtttcttaaaataaaacaatgaaaacaagatAAATAAATCCTGCTTTGTATCTCCTTTTAAAGATGTTATTTCCACAACTAAAACAAATGCCAGGGGAAGAAATACAGACCTGTGTGTTTAAGCTTGGGCAGTGTGATAATGAATGAACCAAATACCTAGAACccctgatctttgaactatccgAGAGATCTCAAATATTGTTGTCTTCATTTCAAGATGCTTGGAATTCAAGAGGCAGCCATGTAGCCTGTTGGCCCGGAACATACTGTTCAGTTTTAGCGTggttgtgggttttttccccttctcctagGAGAAGCAGAAGCTGCTGTTGGCAGCTGAAGGATGAAGTCTCCTCCTTGCTGCCTGTCCCTTTCTTCCGGGGCGTCTGCAGAGCAGCTGGACAAGAGCACGTCTTTGGGCTCATTGGACTCAAGCGTCTTCTGCAGTGAGGAAGAGTCCGGGTCCTTGCTGCAGCGGGAAGCCCCAGCCTTGGACCGCATCACCGTCAACGTGGGAGGCGCCCGCTTTGTGCTGTCCCAGCGAAAGCTGTGCTGCTACCCAGACACCCGTCTTGGCAAGCTGGCAGTGGTGGTGTCGGCTGCCCGGGACGCCGCCTCCAGCCTCCTGGATCTTTGCGACGATGCCAACTTGGTGGAGAACGAATATTTCTTTGACCGGAGCTCTCAGGCATTCCGTTACATCCACAATTATTATCAGACCGGCCGGCTGCATGTCATGGATCAGCTATGCGCGCTTTCGTTTCTGCAGGAGATCCAGTATTGGGGGCTGGATGAGCTCAGCATTGACGCTTGTTGCCGGGACAGGTGAGCGCTCGATGGTCACTGGGTAGAaatcaagggaggggctgtggctcaatggtaaagcatctgcttggcatgcaggaggtcccaggttcagtccccggcatctccagttaaaggaactaggcaaatcggtgatgtgaaagacctctgcctgagaccctggagagcctctcccagtctgagtagaaaatactgagtttgatggaccaagggcctggttcagtataaggcagattcatgtgtttcaGGTGTtcaagggtgctttcacacatgctgaatattgcactttcattccactttcagtccactttgcaagtggaatttgccttttcacatagtaaaatccagctgcaaagtgcattgaaagtggattgaaagtgcattatttggcatgtgtgaaagcgccccaagTCTCTGTTTGTGCGAGTGAAGTGTgcatgaagtgctgtcaagtcgcagctgacttatggcaagcctgtagggtttttgaggaaagagatgaacagaggtggcttgccattgcctgcttctgcacagcaactctgatcttccttggtggcctcccatacaagtactagccagggctgacccggaAAAGGGTTAAACAAGACATGGTGGGTTGGTGGGCACTAGCAGAAGACCCAAAAGCATGGAGAAAGAGTCATTGGGAGAATCATGGTGGTTGTTGAATCTAGTGATGACTTGCATTGGAGGAGGATGAAGTAAAGATCCAGTATGGGGTTGGCCACTCCAGAAGTAAACTGGCATGTGGCTGGtcattcttgaacacatgaagctgccttgtactgaatcagacccctggtctactGAAGTCAGcgttgtctcctcagactggttggggctctccaaggtctcaggcagaggtctttcacatcacccactgtcagatcctttaactgaaggtgccagggattgaacctgggaccttctgcataccaagcagaaactctgccactgagccatggtccctcccagtCTCTGGTTGACAGTTGGGGCCAGACTGGGATCACTGAGATGATGGTCTTCACCTTGGACGTCTCTCTGGTAGCAAAGGCCACAGTGTCCTTCTCCACACTTCTACACTGGGATGTAATTTCTTCAGATGTTCAAAGTTCTGGTTCTTACCTTTTAAAGCTCTAAATGGCTTGGGAGCGTGACACTTGAAGCACCAagggacagtggctcagtggtagagcatctgcttggcatgcagaaggtcccaggttcaatccccagcttctccagttaaagggactaggcaagtaggtgatgtgaaaaacctctatctgagaccctggagagctgctgctggtctgagtagacaatactgactttgatggaccgagggtctggttcagtataaggcaacttcatgtgttcaccacctCCCCCCTTACTGTTACCAATTAAGGTCCTCCTTACAAGCATAGAGGAAGAGATTTTCAGTGGGGGCACTTTGTCTATGGAATACAGTTCCTCACCTGCCACTTaccctattcttttttttttaggtgtcagaccaaaacatttctttctacCCACACTTTTTAACTGTGTGGTTTGATCTTTCAAAATGCAGTCTGCTTGTAGCCTAAGGGCTTTTTTAGAACGACTCCTTTAAGCTGCTGAGTGTTTGATGCTGTAGCTATGATGtgaccaggtttttttttaatggtgaggTTTTTAACAGTGAGTGTATTTtaattgtggtttgtttgtttttgggttttttgctgtcaagtcacagctgactggcaaccccgtagggacattcagaggtggtttgccatggcctgctcatgaccctggtattccttggaggtctcccatccaaatactagccagggccaaccctgcttagcttctgagatctgacaagatcaggctagcctgggccatccaggtcagggcgattgtTTTTATGAGTGCATGATGTTATCATGTTTTCCTTCATGAGACTccttaagcaggttctctggacaGGCGGCATAGATCATTCCTAAATCAATCCatcaattcaaaacagataaaaggaagtattttttcacacaatgcataattaaattgtggaactcccttcccaggttgtggtgatggctgccagcttggaggactttaagaggggagtggacatattcatggaggaaaggggtattcatggctattagttagaacggatactagtcatgctgcatacctattctctctagtatcagaggagcattatcttgggtgctgtggaacataggcaggatggtgctgctgcagtcgtcttgtttgtggcttcctagaggcacctggttggccaccgtgtgaacagactgctagacttgatgggccttggtctgatccagcagggcctttcttatgttcttatgatgcagtGTTTTATAACATGTATATTTGTGGTTGGGTCTTTTCAACAGGTACTTCAGGAGGAAGGAACTGAGCGAAGTCCTAGATATCAAGAAAGATACTGAAAAACTGGATTCCCAAGTTGAGGAAGAAGACTTCTCTGGGAGCCTCTGCTTTGGTGTCAGGCAGAAGCTTTGGGAGGTGTTGGAGAACCCCAGTTCTTCTGTAGCTGCTCGAACTTTTGGCACCATCTCCATGGCCTTTGTGATCATTTCTATCGCCAACATGGCTCTGATCTCGGTGGAACTGAGCGGGCTGCCATTGCAAATCCTAGACATCCTGGAATATGTATGTATTACCTGGTTCACAGGGGAGTTCGCCTTGCGCATCCTGTGTGCAAGGAACAGGTGCCACTTCATGAGGAAAGTAGCAAACATCATAGACCTTCTGGCCATTTTGCCCTTCTACATAACACTGCTGGTAGAGAGCTTGCGTGGTGGAGGAAGTTCCCAGGAGTTGGAAAACATGGGGCGCACTGTGCAGGTGTTGAGGCTGCTGAGGGCTCTCCGCATGTTGAAGCTGGGCAGGCATTCCACAGGTAAATCCAAACTGTGGGAGATGCTTCTGGGGATTGAAATTCGTGTACTGTTTCGAAAAgggggaatgaatgaatgaatgtttatTGATACGGCTCAAGCCAGACAATATATATATgtactcttataaaatacaaaactgTAAGCCACCTGTCACACTTATAAAAATACACCCTTATTGTATCAATTAAAATTCCTTACATGGCGGGAAGTTAAAAAGTTAAGACTCCATAAAATTTCCGAGGCCCACTCTTAAGTGGCAAGTCTTACAAATATATGtgcaaaatttagcaacctgcTTTGTGGCTGAGGCATCCCCCTCCCACGAAAAAGGGGAAAGTGAAAGGAGAATTTTAGAAATATGAAGCAAAATGCATAATGTCCAGGagaatatccattttgactggccTTTTGACTGGCCTTGGTGTATATGTgttaagttgcttctgacttaggataaccctgtgaattaatgacctccaaaatatcctatcattaaaagccttgctcaggtcttgcaaagtgagggcccgTTGactcaacccatctcatgttgggtcttcctctttccctgcttgttcaacttttcctagcattattgtcttttccactgagtctTGTCTTCTTGTGATGGGACccaaatatgacagcctcagtttagtcattttagcttctagggagaattcaggcttgctttgatctagaacccgcttATGTGTCTTTTTTAGCATTTCTTGGTAtacgtaaaactctcctcccacaccacatttcagatGAATCGAGTTTCTTCCCTGGTAGCCTACCAAAATTTGTGGTTGCTAAATCTGCCACTAGCTCTGCCACGATAGCACTCCTCAAACCGGCAGGCAGGTCCTTGGCTGAATAGAGGGAATGTTGTACTGCCAAAAAATAGGGGGTGCAcactcagatttattattaatacagcataagccagtaaaaacatgtttttacaaaaggtaaaaaaaatacaGCAGTTCAACcgaaaaacattcctaattaaaatttccaaataatttataatcgactaaaattgaccaaattgtgatttaatctaattgcaattgcccaacattaggggtcaaactttatatgctattgcacaaaatttggctacctgttttgccatctggacattcccttcccagaggagactcttaattctcccttcatctgagctgactgcgATTTGGCCgagcaggggaatgattagcTTACAACGAGCTTCCTCgtagaaggagcacctgagcaaaacatgctctcTAGACTCCAATTCCCCGGCACACCCATTCTGTTATTggaagcttcttaaatctgccttgtaaaATCGCCGAAGGTAAGGCAGAGCATCTCGCTCGTGGGAAAGCTCCCCTTTGCTTGTTCCTTTGatacatttatatgccacttatcTGCCATTGCATTCAAAGGGTTTACAAGTTCAGGAAGGTGCTTGTTTTGCTCCTTGAACAAAAGATGGATGGCATGGACCTCAACCCGAAGCCTCTGGCAGAAGCCGGGGCAACCTGTGGCAAGCTGACCCATTTGGGGACAAGCAGCTGGGTGCCGGGATGACTCGCCCACCATAGCTGCTTGCTTCAGCAGGAGCAATTGTGTTGGTCCCCTTGCTAGGGTAACTGGAGCATGCTGCTTTGTTCATGCATGATCCAAAGCCTTCCCAGAAGCTTGATGGTGGAAAATAACAAGGCTGGCCTTAGTAGAAAATCAGAAATGGAGAGAGAATGCCTCAACCGGGAGGATTTTTCCTTTAGACCTAGGCGAAAATGATAGAAGGAACACCGGAGGAGAAAGATCATAGGTGGCAACAACATTCTAATGAAAAGAGTTCCATCATGCATAGAGTAAAAGATGTGATTAACGCACTTGGGGAATGAGGCTTTTCCCCAGCAGAATCGCAAGGGCGTGTTGAGTCATTCAGGTTCATTCCACAAAAATAAGTGCTTGAAAAGAGTGGCTTAAAGATCAGCTAGGGCAACTTCTCTTGGAGGTCGTTGAACTGCATGCAGCGCTTGGCGCAAAAGGGTGTAGCTATAGAAGGGTGGCTGAAATCCtgagaatgctttcctgggattaAACGGCATTGATTATAACGGAGTTTACTTTGAGTGGACCTGCCTAGGCTTGCTGAATATGTGTTAAGATGCTGGCTGTGCTACTCCTGTGGGGCCTTTTAGGGTCTTGAGGACAGACCCGATCTTGATGGAGCATTTCAGTCTTGTTCAAAGCGTTGCCTTCAGCCCAGCTCTGAGGAGGAATGTTGCCAACATAACATTCTGTAGCAGCTGGGGCAACGTCGAAAGGCTGAAGCCTGTTTCAAATGCTCACTGGGCAAGGATTCAGTTCCCATGGCAGGGGAGCAGGTGCCATCTTCGGCCCGCCACCGGATGCTCATTACGATGTGTGAAATGGGCACTCCGTTTAGATATATTGCTCTGGTTCCCCAAGCCAAGCACAAAAGTATGAATCTGGCTTGCCAATCTAAAGGGCTCTGCAGTGACATGAGCCTTCCTTATAGATCTGTCGTGGTCAGTATAATCTATTCTTGACCGGCTGTGGCTCTACCAGAGTCTTTggtagaggtctctcacatcacctggtTCTTTTAAACTAGAGGTgtcacggattgaacctggggccttctgtttGATGCTCAAcctctgagccatagcccttccaTGTTGCATTATGTTTGGGGAGCAGGGAGTTGGCGCTGTCCCAGTAAGCATCTAAAGTGGAGCTAAGCTGCAGGAACCAATTTGCTGCTGCAGAGGAACAGATGTTTTAGGCTGCCTGTTTGTGTAAACATACTGCCCTCCCCATTGTGAAGCAGACAGATAATCACATGAACGTCTTGCATGTGCCAATCTCACATACATCAATAAGAGTAACAAAGCACAAACCTCCACATACAAAGACAATATTCCCACTGCTCCAGTGGATTCCCTTGACACATAATATAGCTTGTTCACTGTTCTTGCTCTGTTaacctcactggcagtcttcttCCTCCCTGTCCCCACACACCGGAGAAAACAGCACAACTCCCATCAGATATCAGATCATCCTCTGCTCTATTGCCACTAtaagtatatttgtgaggaggaagaacgggccgtggctcagtggtagagcatctgcttgacatgcaaaaggtcccaggttcaatccccagcatctcaagtttaagaaactaggcaagtaggtgatgtgaaaagacctctgcttgaaaccctggagagccgctgccggtctgagtagacaatactgactttgatggaccaagggtctgattcagtataaggcaacttcatgtgaccATGTGATCTTAATGATTCAGGGGCTCTGGGGGAAAGTGAAGAATTGGGGCCCTCCCCATTATCTCATACCTTAATCCCCTGTGAATTGTTTGCTTCTATGGGGGCAGCGGCAGGTGGCACGCAGTGTGTTGGTCGGCTGCTGAATGCATTGCAGGTGAGAAGGAGGCTCATGTGGCTCGCTCATGCATgggccctctctgtgggcaatgAGGTAGGACTGGGACCTAGAGGGAAGGGGGCACTGTGAACTGCTCCCCCGCTAGCCAACTCCCTGGTTGGGGCTGTCTGGCTTGGCAGGAGGATGAGTGAGCAGGCGGATGGGCCCTGTATAGCACACCCACCCTGCATAGCCCAGCACCCCTTCTCTCTCTGCTCCTCACTTCAACTCAGTCGACATGTCCTGGAGCAAAGCAGTTGAACAGCAGTTGGGGAGCccccactgtagggttgccaacctccaggtactagctggagatctcctgctattacaactgatctccagcagacacagatcagttcacttggagaaaatggctgctttggcaattggattctatggcactgaagtccctcccctccccaaacctcaccctcctcaggctccacccccaaagaaacctcccacaggtggcgaagagggacctggcaaccctaccccactgcCTCGCGAATGGTTGCTGCAGTAGAGAGGGCAAGTGGAGCAGCCAAGGTGGCTTATGGCAGTCAGGATTCCCCCCCCAATTCTCTGTCCCTTGCCTCCACTTCTCGAGTCACTGCTggtcaaccctccccccccccaccagccagtATGGAGCCCAGGGTAGCTACACTGAGTGCCCCATAGCTAATATCACTCATGAGGAAGAAAACTAGTGTAGTccttcacccccacccacccacacacacacacacctggtttCTAGTGCACCATATGcatgttttttgtttggttttgcacAGACAAGCATTCAGAAGTGTGAGTGGTGTTTTGAAGAGATACAGTCCCAAAATAGGATTACCACTACAGCTGTTGGTTGTGGGGCTAGGCTGAACGCAGATTAATTAAACCGATTTGGCGCACTGCCCTGCAGGACATTCATCACTTTCATACTGCTTATATTACCTTCTGCTACTTTGGTTGTCATAAAACAAGttgttaagtgtaaggatatcATGCTTTGgtaaaagagctagatttgagtccagtagggcCTTAGTGACCAGTGCGATTTTcggggtatcagcttttgagagtcaaagctccctttgtcagatatctggactaaaatctaactcttcttctgcagaccaacactctGGAACAATAATTTGATAAAGATATCATAATTTTGTTACTTTTGAAATAAAAGCCTGGAGACAAATGGATGGCAATGTAGACTGTACTATTTTGAGCAGTTCACAAAAAATGATAATAATTCCGTTCCTTCTCTGGGAATGAAGTAAATGAAATTATCAAATCCGAAAGGCATAGAAGCATTGTGTTATCAGCTAGCTGACCTGAAAACATCATCCTAGATTGACCCATGatgtttttatctcacccttccttcaagaTGGTCAGGGTAAAATATGTGATTCTCCTGTCTCCCTCTTTTATCCCCACAGaaacctgtgagttaggttaagctcagagaaagtgactggcctaaagtctcAGCTGTGCTGagtaggatttgaacctggatctaccAATTCTAGTCCTACccagtggtagaagaagaagagttggtttttatatgctgattttctcgaccttttaaggagaatcaaaccggcttacaatctccttcccttcctctccccacaacagataccttctgaggtaggtggggccgagagagttcagagagaactgtgactagcccaaggtcacccagctggcttcatgtggaggagtggggaaaccatcccggttcaccagattagagtctgccgctcaggtggggaaatggggaatcaaacataacataagaaaggccctgctggatcagaccaaggcccatcaagtccagcagtctgttcacacagtggccaaccaggtgcctctaggaagcctccaaaccagacgactgcagcagcaccatcctgcctgtgttccaccgcacccaaaataataggcatgcttctctgatactagagagaataggtatgcagcatgactagtatccattctaactaatagccatgaatacccctttcctccatgatcagagtccatcgctcttaaccaccacaccacgctggtgctcACTCTGCTGCTTGCAGAGAGCACCATTCGTAGTTACCATCAACTC
Coding sequences:
- the KCNV1 gene encoding potassium voltage-gated channel subfamily V member 1, which codes for MKSPPCCLSLSSGASAEQLDKSTSLGSLDSSVFCSEEESGSLLQREAPALDRITVNVGGARFVLSQRKLCCYPDTRLGKLAVVVSAARDAASSLLDLCDDANLVENEYFFDRSSQAFRYIHNYYQTGRLHVMDQLCALSFLQEIQYWGLDELSIDACCRDRYFRRKELSEVLDIKKDTEKLDSQVEEEDFSGSLCFGVRQKLWEVLENPSSSVAARTFGTISMAFVIISIANMALISVELSGLPLQILDILEYVCITWFTGEFALRILCARNRCHFMRKVANIIDLLAILPFYITLLVESLRGGGSSQELENMGRTVQVLRLLRALRMLKLGRHSTGLRSLGMTIAQCYEEVGMLLLFLSVGISIFSTMEYFVEQGVHGTTFTSVPCAWWWATTSMTTVGYGDIRPDTVIGKIVAFVCILSGILVLALPIAIINDRFSTCYFTLKIKEAALRQREALKKLTKNMSSDSNISINLRDIYARSIIDLLRLKSRERTSTRSSGGEEFWF